From Deltaproteobacteria bacterium, one genomic window encodes:
- the acpS gene encoding holo-[acyl-carrier-protein] synthase, producing MIIAIGNDLAEVDRIKAAVDDPRIGARFRDRVYTKGEQEYCESRRAGKYQSYAARFAAKEATMKALGRGWGRYVGWLDIEVVRRRGSRPEIVLHGKAKEYAESLGIQRLHLALTHTAALAEAVVVAEGEERKR from the coding sequence ATGATTATCGCCATCGGGAATGATCTGGCTGAAGTTGATCGTATTAAGGCGGCTGTGGATGATCCACGTATTGGAGCCCGCTTTCGCGATCGTGTGTATACAAAAGGTGAGCAGGAATACTGTGAGAGCCGTCGAGCCGGGAAGTATCAAAGTTACGCAGCGCGTTTCGCGGCTAAAGAAGCGACGATGAAAGCGCTGGGCCGTGGCTGGGGACGCTACGTTGGCTGGCTCGATATTGAAGTCGTACGTAGGCGTGGCTCACGTCCAGAGATCGTGCTGCACGGCAAAGCCAAGGAATATGCTGAATCCCTCGGAATTCAGCGCTTGCACCTTGCCCTTACCCATACTGCAGCGCTCGCGGAGGCGGTTGTTGTTGCCGAAGGGGAGGAACGTAAACGATAA